The segment AGCACCTCGACCCGGGGCCACAGGCTGGCCCATCGCCACGCGCCGGACAGCTCGGTGGACAGCTCTGGCGGCACGGCGAGCGGGCGGGCGAGCCGGGGCGCCAGCACCAGCGTGGCGAGCGACGGGGACGCCGCCAGGCGCAACCGGGCCGCGAGCAGGTCATGGTCCGCCCGAGGATGGTGCAGCTTGATCACCAGGTCGGCCGTCGTGACGATGAGCGCACCCGAGGTGGTCCGCCGCACGGATCGCCCCCCGGTGGCCCCCGTCGGGACGCCGGTCAGGCTCGCGAGCCAGTCCTCCCACGGTCCGCCGGGCGAGGTGACCACGCTCAGAGTCTGCCGCGGTTCACGCCTGCTCGCCCGTCAGCCGCTCCCAGGCCGCCTGGGCCTCCTCGGGACGGCCCTGCTCGTCCAGCCAGCGGGCGATGGCCGAGGCGCCGGCCTCCCGCAGCCCATCGTGACCATGCTCGCGGGCCACCTCGGTCGCCGCCTCCAGCAGGGCCAGGCCAGCCTGTTCGCGACCGCAGTCCAGTAGCAGCCGGCCCTGCACCAGATCGAGTTCGGCGGCCCCCAGGTCGGCGCCCTGCGCCCGCATCGCCGCACCGAGGCCCCCCGGGACGGCGTCCAGCATCGCCAGCGCCCGCTCCGCCTGGTCGTCGGAGGCCAGCAGCCGGACTCGCAACTCCTGCAGCGCCAACGGTTCCCAGTCGAAGTCCCAGTCGGCCAGGCTCTCGGCCGCTGCCGGGTCGGTCAGCAGGCGCTCGCGCCACCGCTCCCCCGCGGCCTGCGCGTCGTCCACATCGGCCAACGCCGCCTCGACGCCGTCGGCCGCCTTCCGCGCCCAGACCCGCTCGCGCCGGATGACCAGATCGAGGGCGGCGTCACCGGCCAACTGCGCCTCGTCGAGCGCGGCGGCGTAGGTGGACACGGCCTCCAGCGGAGACTCGTCGGCCAACAGCCCGGCGAGCTCGTAGAGGGCATCCGCCAGACCTGCCCGGTCGGGTAGCTGCTGCCGGCGACTCACCACGCGCCGGGCGAGCTCGAGGGCGCGATCCTGCTCACCGAGTTCGACACAGACGCGTGATCCGATGCGTTGCAGCTGAGCCAGATACCAGCTGAACCCGTTGCGCTGCAAGGGTTCCAACGTAGCCGGCGGTTCGGGGGTGTCGAGCTGCGCCAGACCGGCCTCCACCACCTCGATCGCCTCCAACGGCCGACCCTGGCCGTGCAGCAGCCCCGCCAGCCGGCTGCGTGCATCGGCCACCCCCACCGGTGAGTCGTTCTGTTCGAGCCCCGCCACCGCAGCCGTCAGCCGACGCTCGGCGTCCTCGAACTCGCCCTCGGCCATCGCGATCTGGGCGCGCAGCAGCTGCACCCGCGCCCATCCCTCCCCGGCGCCGGCCAGCACGGTGCGGCGTTCGGCCTCGGCGAGCAGGGGCTCGACGTCGGGTGCCTCGGCGACGTCCTGCATCAGTCGGGCGTGCACCTGATGGATCAGCGCCATGACGGCCACGTCGACGTAGTCCTCGGGCACGAGCGCCAGCACTCGGGCGGCCTGCTCGGCAGCGCCGGGGGCCGCGAGTGCCCCCGCCTCGTCCAGCTCGGCCAGCAGCAGTCGGGCCGCGACGCCGCGACGCTGCGCCGAGTCCTCGGCGGCAACGGGTCCCAGCAGGGTCAGCCCGGCCGCGGCGAGTTCGCGAGCGGTCACGTCACCGGGCCGGTCCTCGTGGCCGACCAGGCCCCTGGCCCGGGCCCGAGCCCGCTCCACCGGACCCCCCACCGCGTCCACGTCGGCGATCAACGCCAGCACGCGGGGGTGATCGCCGTCCGCCACGGCCACGAACTGTTCGACCAGCAGGGCCTCGGCCGGTTCGCCGAGTGCACGGTACAGCTGCGCGGCCTGCCGGGCGCCCTCGCGAGCCGCGGCGTCCAGCGGACCGCGCCGGCTGCCCCAGGCCAGCAGGTACTCCAGCTCGGCGAGATGTCGACGGTCGGCGTCATCGGCCTCGGGCCGGTCGAACCGGGCCAGCGCCTGCTCACGTCGGGCGAGGTAGTGCGCCCGCAACAGCTCGCTCGAGCTGCGATGCGCGAAGCGGGCGGCGGCCTCGACCCGCTCGGCCAGCTCGGCCAGATCAGCCGGATCAGCCGAGCCGTCCAAGGCGGGCAGAGCGTCCAGCCGAGGAGCCCGGGGGTGGGTCGGCCACTGCGGGACGTCGTCCGTGGCGTCCGGTGACCCGGCGTTCGGAACGGCGGCACTCGGCGCGGCCGTCGGGCCCAACCGGCGACCGGCGGCACCCAACGGCAGGGCGGGCAGCGAATCGGCACTCAACCAGGACTGCACCAGATGCGAGACCCGGGTGGTGCCGTTGCGCGCATCGAAGCGCGCAGCCAGCTCGGTGGCGTGCCGCTCCAGCCGCGCCCGCAGCACCGGTACCGGTTCGGCATCGACGACGCCGCGCGCCCGCACCGCGAGGTCGCCGTGGCCGGCGTCGATCACCGCGGTCAGCAGCCGCGCCCCGACGGCCGCCAGCTGCATCCCGGCCCACGGGGTCGGCGGCGCCTCGACGTCGGCCAGCCGCTCCGAGAGCAGGTCCAGGCCACGGCCGAGCTCACCGCTGCGAGCCAGCACGTGCACGTGGGCAGCGATGTAGTCGGTCTCGTCGGGGAAGGCTCGGCTGATCCGGCTACCGGTCAGGTGCGCCGCGGCCGCCCGAGCGGTCTGGCCGGTCAGCAGCAGTGAGGCCAGCGCCACGGCGATCGCCGCCTGGGGCTGCTCCGCGCACTGGGTGGTGCCCTCCAGCACGGCCTCGACCGTCTCGACGGCCCGCACGTGATCACCGAGTTCGGCGTGGTGGCGCGCCATCTCGGTGGGCTCGCAGCCCAGGCAGTCGGAGTAGTCGTTGCGTTCGGCTCGACTCCATCGGGCGAAGGCTTCCCGGGCGGCGCTCGCGCCGTGCAGGTGCGCGGTGAGGTGGTACTCGACGCCCAGCACCGGCTGCAGCCCCACCCCCGCCTCGGCGTAGCGGCGACGCATGCCGTCCAGCGAGGAGTGCAACTGGGCCAGCGGAACGTCCGGATGATCGAGCAGGCCGTGGATCATCCACTTGTAGGTCCACAGCACGATGTAGCGCTCGTAGTCCCCGAACCACGACGGTTGCTCGTCGTAGCGCTGCAGCAACCAGCTGAACGGCGCGAACATCCGGGTGCGGTCGGCGCTGTAGTTGTAGGCCCGCAGCAGGACGATCCGGGCCTGGGCCCGCAGCTCGTCGTCGCCCAGCTCGTCGGCCAGGGCCTGGGCCTGCTCGGCGGGGGTGACCCGTTGCGCGAACGGCAGCTGGTCGATCTGGTCGAGCAACTCGACGATCTGCTCACGTCCGGTCGGCATCGTGGCCCGGAATCCCTTCGTCAGCCCCCCGCTGGGCACCCGGATCGGCGCCCGGTTCGGCGTTGAGGGCATGGTCCAGCAGCCCGAGGAACGAGCGGTCCATGGCCGCGGTGTCGACCGGACGCATCGGGTGCTGACCGCTGAGCAGCGCGCGGCAGTACAGCGACTCCACGGCCAGCGCCGCGAGATCAGAACGATCAGCACGATCGGAAGAGTCGGACTCGATGGCCAGAACCCTTCGCACCACAGGGTTCTCGTCGTTCAGCAACAGGCGGGGCCGGTCGCTGCCGCCGTCGTCCAGCACCGTCAGGATCGCGCTCCAGACGTCGTCGACCTCGGTCGCGGTCTGCCGGCTCGCCCGGCGCCGGCGGGCCTGGGCGTCGTCCAGGTAGAGCGCCGGCAGCGAGACCGGGGCGAAGCTGCGCAGCTCGACGTCCACCTGCAACCGGTCCAGGACGGCGCGTGCCCGCTCCAGGGCCGACCGGACACCCAGCAGCCGGGCGTCGGGGACGGTGCGGATGTGGGCGTCCAGGTCACCGGCCGCGATCGGCTCGACCTGCAGATCGGGGTAGACCTCGGGGATGCGCCGCAACAGGTCGTACTCGTAGGCGTACCCGCCATTGGCGACGGTGACGCCCTGCGCAGCCGCCACCACCGCGACCTGGCGGAACTCCTCGACGGTCTCGGTCACCCGGATGACATCGGTACCGGCGATGAGCTGCGGCACCGTCGAGGTTCCCTGGTTGGTCTCGAACGGCAACAACGGCAACACGATCGCCAGCAGCTCGTCGTCCTGCAGTGCCATGGCCTTCACGGCCAGGTGGTGCAGTTGCAGGAACTCGCCCATGCGGCGGGCATCGGTGCGGGCCAGCCGCAACAGCCAGGCGCGGATCTGGTCGCCGAGCGCCGAGCGCACCTCGTCCAGGACGTCGTCCCGGTAGAGGTCCTCGCGGCTGGCGGTCGGGGTGAGCAGGGCGCCGTCCACCGCGGCCCGGGCGAAGAAGGCCCACTCGGGCAGCAGGTCGCCGAAGCGATCCGAGACCAGCATGCCCTTCACGTAGACCCGGTGCGTGGCACGCCGAGCGGTGGACGAGGCGGCGCCGGCGATGACCACCACTCCATCGAGCTCGGCGCGGGGAACCCGCACCGGCAGCACCTGGAACGGCTCGCCGCCGAGGTGGGTCACGGCGTAGTCCCGCGAGGCGGTGCGCCGCACCTCGGGGTCGCTCAGCCGCCACGGCGGCACGGTCGGGGCGACCTCCACGGGTGCGGGGGTGCGGACCACCAGCCGGTGCGGCAGCAACGCGGCGAAGTGCCGGGCCAGGTCGAGCACGGTGTCGGCGGTCAGCCACTGCTCGGCGCCGCGGCGCGGGCGCAGGCTGACACAGGTTCCGGGACCGCTGGTGAGCCAGGCCCGACGTTCATCAGGGCGCTCGTCGGGCACCTGGTCGCCGTCCAGGGCGTCGAGCCGGACGGCGTCCAGGGTGTACGAGCCGTCGGCCCGGCCGCGCCAGCGCACCACCGCGCCGGGATCCGAAGGGTCGGCGGAGGGGGTGTGGCGGCGGCTGAGCACCTCGATCTCGTCGGTCACCATGAACGCCGACAGCAGCCCGATCCCGAACTGGCCCAACAGGTCCGAGCGAGCCAGGCCCACCTCGTCCCGTTTGCTGGAGCGTCCGATGGTGGCCAGGAAGGTGCGCACATCATCGGCGTCCAGGCCGATGCCGGAGTCCATCACGTGCAGCCGGCCGTCGGTTGCGGCATCGCTCGGCACGATCAGCGCTCCGGGCCGGCCCTCATAGCTCGACCCGTTCTCGCCGAGGGCGGTGAGGGCGTCGACGGCGTTCTGGATCAGTTCGCGCAGATAGACCCGAGGGCTGGAGTAGATGTGGTGACTGAGCAGGTCGACGATGCCACGCAGATCCACCTGAAAGGTGTCGCCGGACATCGTCCCCCTTCGCTGAGCACTGACGACCGATGGCTGCGCACCGCCGCCCGGTCGGGATGGAGCCGAAACTCTACGCGACGGTGAGTATGGCCTGCGCCGCATCGCAGCCGCTGGCTTCGGGGCATCCCATCGGGTAGAGCTAGGGCGACGCTCGGCGAGAGGATGCGGATCATGAGTGGCAAGACCTTCGCAGGCAACTTCTTCGAGGACTTCCGGATCGGCCAGGTGATCCGTCACGCCACCCCGCGCACGATCACCGCGGGCGACGTGGCGCTGTACACGGCGCTGTACGGGCCGCGGTTCGCCCTCAACTCCTCGGACGAGTTCGCCCGCGCGCTCGGCCTGCCGCAGGCCCCGGTGGACGATGTGCTGGCGTTCCACATCGTCTTCGGCAAGACCGTGCCGGACGTCTCGCTCAACGCGGTCGCCAATCTCGGGTACGCCAACGGCCGGTTCGGGGTGCCGGTCTACCCGGGCGACACGATCACCACCACCTCGACGGTGACCGGGCTGAAGGAGAACTCCAACGGCAAGACCGGAGTGGTCTACGTGAACTCGGTCGGGGTGAACCAGCGCGGCGAGATGGTGCTCGACTACACCCGCTGGGTGATGGTCAACAAGCAGGACGCCGCAGCCCCGGCCCCCGAGGCCGTCGTCCCGACCTTGCCCGACGCGGTACCGGTCGAGGCCCTGGCGCTGCCGGAGCTGTCGATCGCCGGCTACGACCGGGTGCTGGCCGGATCGGGGTTCGGCTGGGGCGACTACGAGGTCGGCGAGCAGATCGACCATGTCGACGGCATGACCATCGAGGAGGCCGAGCACCAGCTCGCCACCCGGCTCTACCAGAACACCGCCAAGGTGCACTTCGACCAGTTCGCCGCCAACGGCAACCGGTTCGGCCGGCGGCTCATCTACGGCGGGCACATCATCAGCCTGGCCCGCTGTCTGTCGTTCAACGGCCTGGGCAACGCGTTCAAGGTGCTGGCGATCAACGGCGGCTCGCACGCCAACCCGACCTTCGCGGGCAACACCATCTATGCCCACAGTGAGGTGCTGGACAAGATCGAGCTGGCCACCCCGGGGGTGGGGGCGCTGCGGCTGCGGACGGTGGCCACCAAGGACCACCCGGCGTCCGACTTCCCCTACAAGGTCGACGGCAGGTACCACCCCGACGTCGTCCTCGACCTCGACTACACCGTCGCCCTCCCCCGCTGACTCTGCTCCCTCGTCTGCCCGGCCCCCGCCGAAGCAGCAGTGCCGACCTGACCCGGCAGGATGCCTCGCCCCTCCGGTTGGAGAGTGCCCTGGCCACGGGTCGCTGCCTAGCGTCGTCAGGCAGGACACGACACGTCGGGAGTGTGGCGCCATGGCAGGTTCAGGGTGGTTCGAGACGGTCGCAGAGGCCCAGCGGCGCGCCAAGCGGCGACTGCCGGCATCGGTCTACTCGGCGCTGCTGGCGGGTTCCGAACGCGGCATCTCCTACGACGACAACACTGCTGCCTTCGAGGAGCTGGGCTTCGCCCCCCACGTGGCGGGGCAGGCGGCACAGCGTGACCTGTCCACCGAGGTGCTCGGTCGCCCCCTGGCCATGCCGGTGATGATCTCGCCCACCGGGGTTCAGGCGGTGCACCCCGGCGGCGAGGTGGCCATGGCTGCCGCCGCGGCGGCTCGGGGCGTCGCCATGGGCCTGTCCTCCTTCGCCAGCATGCCGCTGGACAAGGTGGTCGAGGCCAACCCGTCCACCTTCTTCCAGATGTACTGGATGGGATCGCGCGACCTGATCAGCCGCCGGCTGGAGCGCGCCCGCAGCGATGGTGCCGTCGGCCTGATCCTCACCCTGGACTGGTCGTTCTCGTACGGACGTGACTGGGGCAGCCCGGCCATCCCCGAGAAGGTCGACCTCAAGGCCGCCGTTCGCTTCGCCCCCGAGGTGATCCGCCGGCCGCGGTGGCTGTTCGACTTCGCCCGCTCCGGCAAGCTGCCCGACCTGACCGCTCCCAACCTGACCGAGGACGGCGTGGCGCCCACCTTCTTCGGCGCCTACGGCGAGTGGATGCAGACCCCCCCTCCCAGCTGGGAGGACGTGGCCTGGTTGTGCCGGGAGTGGGGCGGCCCGCTGATGCTCAAGGGCATCGGCCGGATCGACGATGCGCTGCGCGCCGTGGACGCCGGCGTCAGCGCGATCTCGGTGTCGAACCACGGCGGTAACAATCTCGACGGCACCCCGGCACCGATCCGGATGCTGCCCGGCATCGCTCAGGCGGTGGGCGACCAGATCGAGGTGATGCTGGACGGCGGCATCCGTCGCGGCAGTGACGTGGTCAAGGCCGTGGCCCTGGGAGCCCGGGCGGTCATGATCGGTCGAGCCGCCCTCTGGGGTCTGGCCGCGGGCGGGCAGACCGGGGTCGAGAACGTGCTCGACATCGTGCGCAGCGGCATCGACTCGGCATTGCTGGGACTGGGCTGTTCCGCCGTGCGCGAGCTCACCCCGGACGACGTGCTGATACCCGACGGCTTCATCCGCACGCTCGGGGCGCCCTCGGCGCGATGATCAGCGACGAGCCGGTCGCCCTGGTCACGGGGGCGGCCCGCGGCATCGGCGCAGCCACGGTCAGAGCGCTGCACCGGGACGGGTTCCGGGTGATGGCGGTCGATGCCTGTTCGGGTAGCGACCACGGCATGGCCGAGGCGCGCTACGCCATGGCCCACCGGCACGAACTCGAGTCGTTGGCCGAGGAGTTGGGTGATCGGGTGACGATGCACGTCGCCGACGTCCGTCACCCGGTCGAGCTCTACCGGGCGGTGGACCACACCCTGGCGCGCTGGGGCCGCTTGGATGCCGCGGTGGCCGCCGCCGCAGTGATGGCCGGCGGTGAGCCGCTCTGGTCCCCGGCCGCCCACCGGCAGCTCGAGGCGCTGTGGCGGGTCGACGTCGAGGGGGTGTGGAACACAGCAGCCGCCACCGTGCCGGCCATTCTGGCCGGACCCGACCCGAGACGTGGCCGGTTCGTGGCCCTGGCCTCGACGGCAGGGGGGCGAGGACTCTTCCGGCTGGCCGCCTACTGCACCGTCAAGCATGCCGTCGTCGGCTTGATCCGGGGTCTGGCCGCCGATCTGGCCGGCACCGGGGTGTGTGCCATGGCGGTCTGCCCGGGGGCGACCCGCACGGCGATGCTGCAGGCCACCGCCGCGATCTACGACATCCCCGAGGACCACTTGGCGAGCAGTTCCCTGGTGGGTGAGGTCCTCGATCCGGACGAGATCGCCGCCACGATCGCCTTCTGCTGTAGCAGACCGGCCAGAGCCCTGAACGGATCCGTGATCACGGCTGACGGCGGGGCTGCGTGAGCGCCTCCGCTCGCCGACACGCACGGACCTACCCGAACGGGTAGGTCCGTGCCCGTTCGCCGACGGGTTCCCCGTCGGCGTCGACCCCCGTACGGTGATAGTGGTTCGCGGGCGTTCCTCCTCGGGTGGTCGCGGACGGGTCCAGGGCAAGGAGGCCACCGGTGACGAAACAGACGACGGCGCCCCGCTCACCCCCTCAACCACCGACCCAGCCCCAGCCCACACCGTTGGTGAAGTTCCACGCCCCCGAGGTGGTGTTGGGTCTCGGGTCCTTGGGCGAGGCCGGGTTCGCCGCGCTGAGGCTGGGGGCGCGCCGTCCGATGGTGGTCACCGACCCCGGTGTGATCGAGGCGGGATGGGCGCGCGAACTGCTGTATCACCTGGCCGACGCGCGACTCGACCCGATCGTGTGGTCGGGGGTGACCCCCAACCCCAAGGATCACGAGATCCGCGCCGCCTTCGACCTCTACCGCGAAGCCGAGGCCGATGTGTTGATCGCCATCGGCGGCGGCTCGTGCCTGGACGCCGCCAAGGGCGTGGCGATCCTGTCCGGCAACGGCGGCGACATCCTCGACTACGCCGGGGTCGATCGGATGGACCACCCGATCCCGCCGCTGCTCATGATCCCCAGCACGTCCGGCACCGGCGCCGATGTCTCGCAGTTCTGCATCGTCACCGATACCGAACGGTCGGTGAAGATCACGATCATGGGCCGGGCGCTGGTCCCCGACATCTCCATCACCGATCCTCGACTGTTGACCACCATGCCCGAATGGCTCAACGCGGCAACGGGCCTGGACGCCCTGGCGCACGGCATCGAGTCCTTCGTGTCGCTGGCCCACAACCCCCTCGCCGACACCCATGCGCTCAATGCCGTCGGCCTGGTCTTCGCGAATCTGCGCCACACCATGTCCGCGCCCGCCGAGCTGGAGTCCCGCTCCAAGATGGCGCAGGCCAGCCTGGAAGCCGGGTTGGCGTTCACGAATGCGATTCTCGGCGCCACACACGCCATGAGCCACCAGGTCGGGGGCCTGCTGGACTCGCCGCACGGCGTGGTCAACGGCGTGCTGCTGCCGCACGTGATCCGGTTCAATGCCCACGCCACACCCGAACGCTTCATCGCGCTGGCCCGTTCGGCCGGATTGGCCGTCGAGGGCCTACCCGGGGTGGAGGCAGCCGAACTGCTCGCCGAACACGTCCGAGCGCTGGGCGACGACATCGGGGTGCCCCGGGGGCTGCGCGAACTCGGCGTCACCGAGGCCGACCTGCCACGGCTGGCCGCCACCACGCTGCACGATGCCTGCCTGAGCACCAATCCCCGCCCGGCGGATCAGGACGACGTCCAGCGGCTGTTCCTCGC is part of the Kineosporiaceae bacterium genome and harbors:
- the mftD gene encoding mycofactocin biosynthesis FMN-dependent deaminase MftD (MftD, an enzyme found in the mycofactocin biosynthesis locus, performs an oxidative deamination of 3-amino-5-[(p-hydroxyphenyl)methyl]-4,4-dimethyl-2-pyrrolidinone (AHDP). The resulting compound, now called pre-mycofactocin (PMFT), is a biologically active redox cofactor that can oxidize the non-exchangeable NADH of TIGR03971 family SDR-type oxidoreductases.) → MAGSGWFETVAEAQRRAKRRLPASVYSALLAGSERGISYDDNTAAFEELGFAPHVAGQAAQRDLSTEVLGRPLAMPVMISPTGVQAVHPGGEVAMAAAAAARGVAMGLSSFASMPLDKVVEANPSTFFQMYWMGSRDLISRRLERARSDGAVGLILTLDWSFSYGRDWGSPAIPEKVDLKAAVRFAPEVIRRPRWLFDFARSGKLPDLTAPNLTEDGVAPTFFGAYGEWMQTPPPSWEDVAWLCREWGGPLMLKGIGRIDDALRAVDAGVSAISVSNHGGNNLDGTPAPIRMLPGIAQAVGDQIEVMLDGGIRRGSDVVKAVALGARAVMIGRAALWGLAAGGQTGVENVLDIVRSGIDSALLGLGCSAVRELTPDDVLIPDGFIRTLGAPSAR
- a CDS encoding iron-containing alcohol dehydrogenase, which translates into the protein MTKQTTAPRSPPQPPTQPQPTPLVKFHAPEVVLGLGSLGEAGFAALRLGARRPMVVTDPGVIEAGWARELLYHLADARLDPIVWSGVTPNPKDHEIRAAFDLYREAEADVLIAIGGGSCLDAAKGVAILSGNGGDILDYAGVDRMDHPIPPLLMIPSTSGTGADVSQFCIVTDTERSVKITIMGRALVPDISITDPRLLTTMPEWLNAATGLDALAHGIESFVSLAHNPLADTHALNAVGLVFANLRHTMSAPAELESRSKMAQASLEAGLAFTNAILGATHAMSHQVGGLLDSPHGVVNGVLLPHVIRFNAHATPERFIALARSAGLAVEGLPGVEAAELLAEHVRALGDDIGVPRGLRELGVTEADLPRLAATTLHDACLSTNPRPADQDDVQRLFLAAL
- a CDS encoding MaoC family dehydratase, with amino-acid sequence MSGKTFAGNFFEDFRIGQVIRHATPRTITAGDVALYTALYGPRFALNSSDEFARALGLPQAPVDDVLAFHIVFGKTVPDVSLNAVANLGYANGRFGVPVYPGDTITTTSTVTGLKENSNGKTGVVYVNSVGVNQRGEMVLDYTRWVMVNKQDAAAPAPEAVVPTLPDAVPVEALALPELSIAGYDRVLAGSGFGWGDYEVGEQIDHVDGMTIEEAEHQLATRLYQNTAKVHFDQFAANGNRFGRRLIYGGHIISLARCLSFNGLGNAFKVLAINGGSHANPTFAGNTIYAHSEVLDKIELATPGVGALRLRTVATKDHPASDFPYKVDGRYHPDVVLDLDYTVALPR
- a CDS encoding HSP90 family protein, encoding MSGDTFQVDLRGIVDLLSHHIYSSPRVYLRELIQNAVDALTALGENGSSYEGRPGALIVPSDAATDGRLHVMDSGIGLDADDVRTFLATIGRSSKRDEVGLARSDLLGQFGIGLLSAFMVTDEIEVLSRRHTPSADPSDPGAVVRWRGRADGSYTLDAVRLDALDGDQVPDERPDERRAWLTSGPGTCVSLRPRRGAEQWLTADTVLDLARHFAALLPHRLVVRTPAPVEVAPTVPPWRLSDPEVRRTASRDYAVTHLGGEPFQVLPVRVPRAELDGVVVIAGAASSTARRATHRVYVKGMLVSDRFGDLLPEWAFFARAAVDGALLTPTASREDLYRDDVLDEVRSALGDQIRAWLLRLARTDARRMGEFLQLHHLAVKAMALQDDELLAIVLPLLPFETNQGTSTVPQLIAGTDVIRVTETVEEFRQVAVVAAAQGVTVANGGYAYEYDLLRRIPEVYPDLQVEPIAAGDLDAHIRTVPDARLLGVRSALERARAVLDRLQVDVELRSFAPVSLPALYLDDAQARRRRASRQTATEVDDVWSAILTVLDDGGSDRPRLLLNDENPVVRRVLAIESDSSDRADRSDLAALAVESLYCRALLSGQHPMRPVDTAAMDRSFLGLLDHALNAEPGADPGAQRGADEGIPGHDADRT
- a CDS encoding SDR family oxidoreductase, producing the protein MISDEPVALVTGAARGIGAATVRALHRDGFRVMAVDACSGSDHGMAEARYAMAHRHELESLAEELGDRVTMHVADVRHPVELYRAVDHTLARWGRLDAAVAAAAVMAGGEPLWSPAAHRQLEALWRVDVEGVWNTAAATVPAILAGPDPRRGRFVALASTAGGRGLFRLAAYCTVKHAVVGLIRGLAADLAGTGVCAMAVCPGATRTAMLQATAAIYDIPEDHLASSSLVGEVLDPDEIAATIAFCCSRPARALNGSVITADGGAA